The Euphorbia lathyris chromosome 2, ddEupLath1.1, whole genome shotgun sequence genome includes a window with the following:
- the LOC136218675 gene encoding transcription factor bHLH104-like, translating into MDSLEEGSCWDFLDYDFIEETTTSSDFLWPNNTHSGGVDIDFSSGGVLSHENQSSRKRGRTDSCSKATSTTKACREKLRREKLNDRFQDLNSVLEPGRSARNDKPGILDDAIRVLNQLKNEAQELKETNEKLVEEIKNLKTEKNELREEKLSLKADKERMEQQLKIMAVGPPGFMPTHPTAYQAGMNKLAVFPSYGMIPMWLPPAARDTSKDHEYWPPAA; encoded by the exons ATGGATTCGTTGGAGGAAGGTTCTTGCTGGGATTTTCTTGATTACGACTTCATCGAGGAAACCACAACCTCTTCTGATTTCCTATGGCCGAATAATACTCACAG TGGTGGCGTGGACATTGATTTTTCATCTGGTGGAGTTTTATCGCATGAAAACCAGAGCTCGCGAAAGAG GGGACGCACTGATTCTTGCAGCAAAGCAACTTCCACGACTAAGGCTTGTCGTGAGAAGTTGCGGAGGGAGAAATTGAATGACAG GTTTCAGGATTTGAACTCTGTTTTGGAACCTGGGAGATCTGCTAGAAATGATAAACCGGGCATACTTGATGATGCAATTAGAGTTCTGAATCAACTGAAAAATGAAGCCCAAGAGCTCAAAGAAACAAATGAAAAGCTAGTAGAAGAAATTAAAAACCTGAAG ACTGAGAAAAATGAACTTCGCGAAGAGAAACTCTCCCTAAAGGCAGATAAAGAAAGGATGGAGCAACAATTGAAGATAATGGCAGTTGGACCACCTGGATTCATGCCAACCCATCCAACAGCCTATCAAGCTGGGATGAATAAGTTAGCTGTTTTTCCGAGCTATGGTATGATACCTATGTGGCTGCCTCCAGCTGCCCGTGATACGTCCAAAGATCATGAGTACTGGCCGCCTGCTGCATAA
- the LOC136218674 gene encoding WAT1-related protein At5g07050-like isoform X2, with the protein MAWHKNQGVLYFAHFQVYMYKEIKETSMRIMAMKEYKAHLLMVAAQIGYTLLYIITEASFKHGLNPHVYITYRHIVGGFVMLPFAFFLERKQRPNLTLPLFFEIFVLSLLGYTSPTFVASMVNTIASLTFIIAVGLRMEGLDLRNPRGIAKLMGTLISLCGVMTMSLYKGPIMKNVRKPLIHVHGSLSNNTESWLKGSILTVASCITWSIWYIMQAFTLKRYPAQLSLTTWMSFIGAAQSAFFTVIVQHTKSAWTIGFDIDLWSIVYGGVVVSGLIVFVQLWCTEAKGPVFVTMFNPLSTILVATLAYFVLGEKLYLGSIVGAVIVIIGLYLLLWGKDDAQQSNSSTNIDANENKINRDSSFEKRVTPGEGVP; encoded by the exons ATGGCATGGCACAAGAATCAAGGTGTCCTCTATTTTGCTCATTTTCAGGTATATATGTACAAAGAAATTAAGGAAACAAGTATGAGAATTATGGCGATGAAGGAATACAAAGCACATCTGCTGATGGTAGCTGCACAGATTGGCTATACTTTGCTTTACATAATCACAGAAGCTTCCTTCAAACATGGCTTGAATCCTCATGTCTATATCACTTATCGCCATATCGTTGGTGGTTTTGTTATGCTTCCTTTTGCCTTTTTCCTTGAAAG AAAGCAAAGGCCAAACCTCACTTTACCTCTTTTCTTCGAGATTTTCGTCCTTTCTCTCTTGGG ATATACTTCTCCAACTTTTGTTGCATCCATGGTTAACACCATTGCTTCTTTAACCTTTATTATTGCTGTCGGTTTAAG GATGGAGGGTCTTGATCTTCGAAATCCTAGGGGAATAGCAAAACTTATGGGGACCTTGATCTCCTTGTGTGGTGTAATGACTATGAGCTTATATAAGGGGCCTATTATGAAAAATGTACGGAAACCCTTGATTCATGTTCATGGAAGTCTCTCCAACAATACTGAAAGCTGGTTAAAAGGTTCAATTCTTACAGTTGCAAGTTGTATAACATGGTCCATATGGTATATTATGCAG GCATTCACCTTAAAAAGGTATCCAGCTCAACTATCATTGACAACATGGATGAGCTTTATTGGGGCTGCACAATCAGCTTTTTTTACAGTGATTGTACAACATACAAAATCTGCTTGGACAATCGGCTTCGACATTGACTTGTGGTCCATTGTGTATGGT GGAGTTGTGGTGTCTGGTTTAATAGTTTTCGTTCAGCTGTGGTGCACAGAAGCAAAAGGTCCAGTTTTTGTGACCATGTTCAATCCTCTTTCAACAATATTAGTGGCAACTCTCGCATACTTCGTTCTCGGTGAAAAACTTTACCTGGGCAG CATAGTGGGAGCTGTGATTGTCATTATTGGCTTATATTTGCTGCTGTGGGGAAAAGACGATGCCCAACAATCTAATAGTTCAACCAACATTGATGCAAACGAGAACAAGATAAACAGAGATTCTTCGTTTGAAAAAAGAGTAACACCTGGGGAGGGGGTACCTTAA
- the LOC136218674 gene encoding WAT1-related protein At5g07050-like isoform X3 — translation MYKEIKETSMRIMAMKEYKAHLLMVAAQIGYTLLYIITEASFKHGLNPHVYITYRHIVGGFVMLPFAFFLERKQRPNLTLPLFFEIFVLSLLGVGLTLNMYFASLRYTSPTFVASMVNTIASLTFIIAVGLRMEGLDLRNPRGIAKLMGTLISLCGVMTMSLYKGPIMKNVRKPLIHVHGSLSNNTESWLKGSILTVASCITWSIWYIMQAFTLKRYPAQLSLTTWMSFIGAAQSAFFTVIVQHTKSAWTIGFDIDLWSIVYGGVVVSGLIVFVQLWCTEAKGPVFVTMFNPLSTILVATLAYFVLGEKLYLGSIVGAVIVIIGLYLLLWGKDDAQQSNSSTNIDANENKINRDSSFEKRVTPGEGVP, via the exons ATGTACAAAGAAATTAAGGAAACAAGTATGAGAATTATGGCGATGAAGGAATACAAAGCACATCTGCTGATGGTAGCTGCACAGATTGGCTATACTTTGCTTTACATAATCACAGAAGCTTCCTTCAAACATGGCTTGAATCCTCATGTCTATATCACTTATCGCCATATCGTTGGTGGTTTTGTTATGCTTCCTTTTGCCTTTTTCCTTGAAAG AAAGCAAAGGCCAAACCTCACTTTACCTCTTTTCTTCGAGATTTTCGTCCTTTCTCTCTTGGG GGTGGGATTAACTCTCAACATGTATTTTGCAAGCCTCAGATATACTTCTCCAACTTTTGTTGCATCCATGGTTAACACCATTGCTTCTTTAACCTTTATTATTGCTGTCGGTTTAAG GATGGAGGGTCTTGATCTTCGAAATCCTAGGGGAATAGCAAAACTTATGGGGACCTTGATCTCCTTGTGTGGTGTAATGACTATGAGCTTATATAAGGGGCCTATTATGAAAAATGTACGGAAACCCTTGATTCATGTTCATGGAAGTCTCTCCAACAATACTGAAAGCTGGTTAAAAGGTTCAATTCTTACAGTTGCAAGTTGTATAACATGGTCCATATGGTATATTATGCAG GCATTCACCTTAAAAAGGTATCCAGCTCAACTATCATTGACAACATGGATGAGCTTTATTGGGGCTGCACAATCAGCTTTTTTTACAGTGATTGTACAACATACAAAATCTGCTTGGACAATCGGCTTCGACATTGACTTGTGGTCCATTGTGTATGGT GGAGTTGTGGTGTCTGGTTTAATAGTTTTCGTTCAGCTGTGGTGCACAGAAGCAAAAGGTCCAGTTTTTGTGACCATGTTCAATCCTCTTTCAACAATATTAGTGGCAACTCTCGCATACTTCGTTCTCGGTGAAAAACTTTACCTGGGCAG CATAGTGGGAGCTGTGATTGTCATTATTGGCTTATATTTGCTGCTGTGGGGAAAAGACGATGCCCAACAATCTAATAGTTCAACCAACATTGATGCAAACGAGAACAAGATAAACAGAGATTCTTCGTTTGAAAAAAGAGTAACACCTGGGGAGGGGGTACCTTAA
- the LOC136218674 gene encoding WAT1-related protein At4g08300-like isoform X1: MAWHKNQGVLYFAHFQVYMYKEIKETSMRIMAMKEYKAHLLMVAAQIGYTLLYIITEASFKHGLNPHVYITYRHIVGGFVMLPFAFFLERKQRPNLTLPLFFEIFVLSLLGVGLTLNMYFASLRYTSPTFVASMVNTIASLTFIIAVGLRMEGLDLRNPRGIAKLMGTLISLCGVMTMSLYKGPIMKNVRKPLIHVHGSLSNNTESWLKGSILTVASCITWSIWYIMQAFTLKRYPAQLSLTTWMSFIGAAQSAFFTVIVQHTKSAWTIGFDIDLWSIVYGGVVVSGLIVFVQLWCTEAKGPVFVTMFNPLSTILVATLAYFVLGEKLYLGSIVGAVIVIIGLYLLLWGKDDAQQSNSSTNIDANENKINRDSSFEKRVTPGEGVP; the protein is encoded by the exons ATGGCATGGCACAAGAATCAAGGTGTCCTCTATTTTGCTCATTTTCAGGTATATATGTACAAAGAAATTAAGGAAACAAGTATGAGAATTATGGCGATGAAGGAATACAAAGCACATCTGCTGATGGTAGCTGCACAGATTGGCTATACTTTGCTTTACATAATCACAGAAGCTTCCTTCAAACATGGCTTGAATCCTCATGTCTATATCACTTATCGCCATATCGTTGGTGGTTTTGTTATGCTTCCTTTTGCCTTTTTCCTTGAAAG AAAGCAAAGGCCAAACCTCACTTTACCTCTTTTCTTCGAGATTTTCGTCCTTTCTCTCTTGGG GGTGGGATTAACTCTCAACATGTATTTTGCAAGCCTCAGATATACTTCTCCAACTTTTGTTGCATCCATGGTTAACACCATTGCTTCTTTAACCTTTATTATTGCTGTCGGTTTAAG GATGGAGGGTCTTGATCTTCGAAATCCTAGGGGAATAGCAAAACTTATGGGGACCTTGATCTCCTTGTGTGGTGTAATGACTATGAGCTTATATAAGGGGCCTATTATGAAAAATGTACGGAAACCCTTGATTCATGTTCATGGAAGTCTCTCCAACAATACTGAAAGCTGGTTAAAAGGTTCAATTCTTACAGTTGCAAGTTGTATAACATGGTCCATATGGTATATTATGCAG GCATTCACCTTAAAAAGGTATCCAGCTCAACTATCATTGACAACATGGATGAGCTTTATTGGGGCTGCACAATCAGCTTTTTTTACAGTGATTGTACAACATACAAAATCTGCTTGGACAATCGGCTTCGACATTGACTTGTGGTCCATTGTGTATGGT GGAGTTGTGGTGTCTGGTTTAATAGTTTTCGTTCAGCTGTGGTGCACAGAAGCAAAAGGTCCAGTTTTTGTGACCATGTTCAATCCTCTTTCAACAATATTAGTGGCAACTCTCGCATACTTCGTTCTCGGTGAAAAACTTTACCTGGGCAG CATAGTGGGAGCTGTGATTGTCATTATTGGCTTATATTTGCTGCTGTGGGGAAAAGACGATGCCCAACAATCTAATAGTTCAACCAACATTGATGCAAACGAGAACAAGATAAACAGAGATTCTTCGTTTGAAAAAAGAGTAACACCTGGGGAGGGGGTACCTTAA